The proteins below are encoded in one region of Campylobacter helveticus:
- a CDS encoding class I SAM-dependent methyltransferase: MKIYADNKEISTNQGSNEEIWEQIFSKKEWGKYPSESVIRFIARNFYNAKDRNKISILELGLGTGANLWFCAREGFKVSGIEWSKTGVERFKTRMQNENLSTQIAQLEIGDYLEKLDNFKDESFDAWMDSYSLAYNDIEKTKQIIEKAVKKLKVGGKFFSITPSLYNDGFKEDKNLGYHQVKPTSGSDACTGVIRYCDEGDLRRLYEGKNYKITSIKIHIQKDLEKQLNELYIIEGERYE, from the coding sequence ATGAAAATTTATGCGGATAATAAAGAAATTTCGACTAATCAAGGCTCAAATGAAGAGATTTGGGAACAAATCTTTTCCAAAAAAGAATGGGGTAAATACCCAAGCGAAAGTGTGATTCGTTTTATCGCTAGAAATTTTTACAATGCTAAAGATAGAAATAAAATTTCTATCCTAGAATTAGGACTAGGAACAGGTGCAAATTTATGGTTTTGTGCAAGAGAAGGTTTTAAAGTAAGCGGTATAGAGTGGAGCAAAACAGGCGTAGAACGCTTTAAAACAAGAATGCAAAATGAAAATCTAAGCACACAAATCGCACAACTTGAAATCGGCGATTATTTAGAAAAGCTTGACAATTTTAAAGATGAAAGTTTTGACGCGTGGATGGATAGCTACTCTTTAGCTTACAACGATATAGAAAAAACAAAGCAAATCATAGAAAAAGCGGTGAAAAAACTCAAGGTTGGGGGTAAATTTTTTTCCATTACCCCTAGTCTTTATAATGATGGTTTTAAAGAGGATAAAAATTTAGGCTATCATCAAGTCAAGCCAACAAGTGGAAGCGACGCCTGCACGGGCGTGATAAGATATTGTGATGAGGGGGATTTAAGAAGACTTTATGAGGGGAAAAATTATAAAATCACTAGCATTAAAATTCATATCCAAAAAGACTTAGAAAAACAGCTAAATGAGCTTTACATCATCGAGGGGGAACGCTATGAATGA